One window of Eublepharis macularius isolate TG4126 chromosome 17, MPM_Emac_v1.0, whole genome shotgun sequence genomic DNA carries:
- the FKBP6 gene encoding inactive peptidyl-prolyl cis-trans isomerase FKBP6: protein MEASEGGRRSGREKLDGTRPQAGDGDGGTGSSYHRLSQRMQDVTGDRGVLKEIIHAGTGVIVPPDASVLVKFSGYLEHTDRPFDTNCFKRNLRLMKLGEDITLRGMAVGLLTMKKGELARFLFKPDYAFGTAGCPPLIPPNATVLFEIELLDFLDTAESDEFFDLTPEQQERFSLQKVLKVAETEREFGNYLFRQRHFMDARERYKRASSVLLRVAAKEDEQEKVDSAKLLVFLNLSITYLKLQHPTRALFYGEKAVELDQKNAKALFRCGQACLCLAEYKKARDFLVRAQKEQPFNHDINNELKKLASCYRHYKDKEKEMCSRMFSCPPAGEELKSPVLQKKEAGP, encoded by the exons ATGGAGGCGAGCGAGGGAGGTCGTCGGTCGGGCCGCGAAAAGCTGGACGGGACTCGCCCGCAGGCGGGGGACGGAGACGGTGGCACCGGG TCTTCGTACCACCGATTGAGTCAACGGATGCAAGACGTTACTGGCGACAGAGGAGTATTGAAGGAGATTATCCATGCTGGGACTGGTGTCATAGTGCCTCCCGATGCTTCAGTATTAG TGAAATTTTCGGGGTACTTGGAACACACGGACAGACCCTTTGACACAAACTGCTTCAAAAGAAATCTGAGACTCATGAAACTTGGCGAAG ATATTACGCTGCGGGGTATGGCGGTTGGGCTGCTGACCATGAAGAAAGGGGAGCTGGCCCGATTTCTCTTCAAGCCAGATTATGCCTTTGGAACGGCAGGCTGCCCTCCCTTGATCCCCCCGAATGCCACCGTCCTGTTTGAGATCGAACTGTTGGATTTCTTAGACACTGCGGAATCCGACGAGTTCTTTGACCTGACACCT GAGCAACAGGAGAGGTTCTCCCTACAGAAAGTGCTGAAGGTGGCAGAAACTGAGCGGGAGTTCGGCAATTACCTCTTCCGCCAGAGGCACTTCATGGATGCCAGAGAAAGATACAAGAGA GCTTCTTCAGTCTTGCTCCGTGTGGCTGCCAAGGAGGACGAACAAGAAAAAGTAGATAGCGCCAAACTGCTGGTCTTCTTGAACTTGTCCATTACTTACTTGAAACTTCAGCATCCTACTCGGGCACTTTTCTATGGAGAAAAGGCCGTGGAGCTAGATCAGAAAAATGCCAAAGCCCTGTTCCGGTGCGGCCAG GCATGCCTCTGTCTGGCAGAGTACAAGAAAGCTCGTGATTTTCTTGTCCGAGCACAAAAAGAGCAGCCCTTTAATCATGACATCAACAATGAATTGAAGAAGCTGGCCAG CTGTTACAGACATTACAAGGACAAGGAGAAAGAGATGTGCTCCAGGATGTTTAGCTGCCCTCCAGCAGGAGAAGAATTAAAG AGTCCCGTTCTGCAGAAGAAAGAAGCAGGCCCATAA